In Nodosilinea sp. FACHB-141, the genomic window GCCTGTAGCCTAGTCTGGGCAGCAGCACCAGGAACCCGATACCTACGACTAAGAAATCTACTCGATCAGCACGGTTTTGGTGAGAATAGCCATCCACGTTTGGGGTTCACCTGGGTGCCCTGGCTCAATGCTATTGGACGGCACAGGGATGGGGTCGCTCCAGTCGTTGGGGTTGGCGTAGCCGTAGGCGTGAAGGATTTTGATGGTGCGGTCTATGCCTAATCGGCTGCCGTAGAGCAGGTGACGCACGCGCTCTGGGCGAGGATGGGGCTGGGCGGGCTGGGCAGGCGGAAGATACGACGCGCCAGAGGCGTCGGGTTCGAGATATTCAAACATCGGTTCTGTGTTCCTTCTATGGGTTTGAGGAAGACAGAACGCGAAAACCCTAGCTAACCGCAGCTGAGGTGCAAACTGGGAGAGCTAGGGTACGATCGACCTTAGCCCGGCAATCTGCGCAAGAGATTTGCGGGGTTAGCTGTTCGTAGGTGTTGCAAGCGCCTACGGACAGCGCCAAAGTTTTCGAGTTCTGTGTGGTCACCGCTCTGCTGAACGGCTTAATGGATGATGATAGTGGTACAACTGCTCCTCGTCAACCGTGAAGCGAATGCGCTACCTACCAGTCTTTATAAAGCTATTCAGAAATTTTTAGTTGCCCACCGGCAGTAAGGATATGCCGTACGAACTTTCCATATAACTACCCTCTCCAGGTAAATTATACGGAAACATTAGTATAACTATCCTCTACAAGGCATTTATACAGAAACTGTCGACATAATAAGTTGTTAGCCGCCATAATACCTATTTAAGAGAACTATCAGGGTACAGGATGGCCTCATTTTCAACCTATATTTTCAATTGACTCAATCATCATGGAAATAATTCAACTGCCAAATAGCGGCGCAGCTGTTACCAGTAGTGATAGAGGACTGCATGTTGTCATTCCTGTACGCAAAGAATGGAGCATGGTTATATTGTGCGTACTTTCCTTTCTTATGTTTGGAACAGCCACTCTGGCGATGTTGTTTGCAATACCGGATGTACTTAACGATCCAAGCAAACCTCTTTGGCTCTTTATACCCTTCCTAATACTTCTTATTGCAACTGACATCTTAATGATTGGATTAGTTTTATGGAATTTAACTGGAAGAAGGATTATTCACGTTAATAGCATCCGCATGATCTTACAATATAAAATGTTAGGTTTTGCTCGTGAGCAGAAGTTTGATCTAGAAAAGATCGACAATCTACAAGTTAGAAACCTTAAGGAATTTGCATTGCCTGGAAGTGACGCCGATCGCATGGATGACAAAACATTCATTGCTTCACTTGACAATTACTCTATTACCTCAATGGTTAGTGAAACCTTTTTTGACCGTTTAATGAAAATTGATTTGACGAAGCTTCACAAACTTCGGTTTAACGATCTGAGAACGTCTAAAGATCCGTTAGAACCGTATCGATTTTCTCGTGGGTTTTGTAGCGGTATTCTGTTTGATTACAACACAAAGCGTCATGAATTTGGCATGGGTATAATCAACGGCGCAGAATCGGAGCAGTTAGTCAACATTATCACGCAACGTTATCGAATCTTAGGCTCTAAAAAGGGTTGAATTAGCTCATTAGCCTGACATTGCTGATCAGCGAAAAGTTGACAATAGCTCCTTGGCCGAATCCAAGGTGTCGGCTTCGGCGGCGGGTTTGTCTTTGCGCCAGCGCAGGATGCGGGGGAAGCGCACCGAAATGCCCGACTTGTGGCGAGTCGATGCGGCAATGCCCTCAAAGCCAATCTCGAATACGTGAATCGGCTCAACCGATCGCACTGGCCCAAACCGCTCCGTCGTGTGGCGACGAATCCACCTGTCTAGTGCGTCAATCTCTGCATTGTCCAAGCCGCTGTAGGCCTTGGCAAAGGGCACCAGAGTCTCGCCCTGCCACAGCGCAAAGGTGTAGTCGGTAAACAGGTTGGCCCGCTTGCCGCTGCCCGCCTGGGCGTAGATCAGCACCGCGTCGAGACTCATAGGCTCAACCTTGTACTTCCACCAGTAACCGCGCTTGCGACCCACTAGGTAGGGGCTGTCGATCGCCTTCACCACCAGCCCCTCGGCCCCCTGCTGGCGCGAGTTTTGGCGCAGGGTTGCCAGTTCGGTAAAGGACTGAAACTCAAGGGGCACAGACTGATGCAGGTTGGGGGCGGTGTGCACAGCTAGCAGAGTGGAGAGCGACTGGGTGCGATCGCTCCAGCTTTTCTCCCGAATATCGATGCCGCCGTACTCCAGCAGGTCGTAGGCGATAAAGTGGACAGGGCTATCGTCCATCACCTTTTTGCTGACTTTCTTGCGGCCCAGGCGCTTTTGCAGGTGGTTAAACGACAGCGGCATGCCGTCTTGCCAACAGAGAATTTCCCCATCCATCACAATGCCGTTGGGGAAGGTGGCCATCATCGCCTCCACTTCCGGAAACTGGTCTGTAACCAGGTCCTCGCCCCGCGACCAGACAAATACCTGGTCGGCCCGCTTAATCACCTGGGCGCGAATGCCATCCCACTTCCATTCCGCCCGCCAGCGAGAAAAGTTTTCGCCCTGGAATTTTTCTTCGTCCAAAGAGGTGGCCAAAAAGAACGGGTAGGGCTGGCTGGGAGCATTCTGCGTGGCCTCTTCATTGGTCAAGCTGGTGTAGAACTCGACCGTGGGGCTAAAGTCACCCATCAGGCGGTGAGCCAGTACAGCTTCGGAAACGCCCGTGGCGGCGGCGAGGCCTTTGATCACCAGTTTTGCCGATGCACCAACCCGAAAGGACCCGGTGAGAATCTTGTTGAGCACAAAGATCTCGGTATTATCCAGCGCTGCCCACCAGGAGACGATCAAATCGCGCCGTTCATCGTCGGTCTCCATCGCCTTGTACATCGGAACCACCTCCTCCATCCACTGGTGCAGAGGGATGGGGGCCGAAGGAGGTTGGTTCTCAACATGGCTTGGGGTAGGGGCGCAGCATGCTGCGCCCCTGCGGACAGGTAAATCCACATCCCGCAGCAGCAGGGCGATCACCTCCGCCGAGTCGCCCACCTGGGCGTAACAGTCCTTAAACAGCCATTCGGGAATGTCGGAAATTTGCAAAAACACGTCCCGCAGCACCCGCGAGGTCACTATGCGGCGGCGAGTTTTGCCCAGCAGCAGATAGAGCGCCCAAACTTTGTCGGCGGATTCAGCCTCTTGAAAGTAAGCTTGCAGCGATCGCACCTTTTCGTTCGTCGAGGTGGTCGCATCTATATCCTGAAAAAGCTGAGTAAATCGCTGCATAGCTAGGCAGATGGGCAGGCGTCGCTTTGCTCATCCTACTGTTCTTGCTCAATCTCTGCCCTCACGCTGGCGACATGGACTAAGGCATCACCCTGGTTGACCAGCGGGTTTTGGCCGTGGCCGATGACAATGCCATCCATGGGGCTGCGCACCTGCACCGGCTTGTCGCCAAAGGTGTCGCTGATAAAGCCCATGGGCTGACGCTGCTTGACTTCATCGCCTAGGGAAACCGATCGGTGCCAGATACCGCCGCGCGAGGCGCGGACCCAGCGGGTATCGTGCACCTCTAAAGTACATGGCTGAGCCATAGCCGGCGGCGTATACATGCCCAGGTAGGCCAGCACTCGATAAATGCCATCGACCCCGGTTTGTATGGCGGCTTCGTCAAACCGCAGCGCCTCACCCGCTTCGTAGAGCAGGGTGGGAATTTTGCGCTTTGCCGCTGCCTGGCGCAGCGAGCCATCGCGGTGGGAAGCGTGGATGATCACCGGTGCCCCAAAGGCTCTAGCAAAGTCGTAGGTAGCTGGATTGTTGAGGTCGGCCCGCACCTGGGGCAAGTTAACGCGGTGAATGGCTGCCGTGTGCAGGTCAATGCCGTGGGTGCACTGGCTAACCACCTCTTTCATAAACAAATTCGCCAGCCGGCTGGCCATAGAGCCTCGCGCCGAGCCGGGGAAGGCACGGTTGAGATCGCGGCGATCGGGCAGGTAGCGCGATTGCTCTAGCAGACCAAAGATATTCACCACCGGCACCGCAATCACCGAGCCGGCAAGGCGGTTGGGCCTGAGCGATTTAGCGACCCGGCGAATGATATCGACCCCGTTGAGCTCATCGCCGTGGATAGCGGCGCTGAGCCACAGGCGCGGCCCCGGCTTTTTGCCGCTGATCACTGTCACCGGCAGCGACATCATAGTGCCGGTGGTCAGGCGGGCCACCGGCAAGTCGAGTCGCACCCGCTTGCCCAGGGGAATCGTTTCACCCCCAATGGTGAGCGGGGCCAGGGGAACG contains:
- a CDS encoding ATP-dependent DNA ligase, encoding MQRFTQLFQDIDATTSTNEKVRSLQAYFQEAESADKVWALYLLLGKTRRRIVTSRVLRDVFLQISDIPEWLFKDCYAQVGDSAEVIALLLRDVDLPVRRGAACCAPTPSHVENQPPSAPIPLHQWMEEVVPMYKAMETDDERRDLIVSWWAALDNTEIFVLNKILTGSFRVGASAKLVIKGLAAATGVSEAVLAHRLMGDFSPTVEFYTSLTNEEATQNAPSQPYPFFLATSLDEEKFQGENFSRWRAEWKWDGIRAQVIKRADQVFVWSRGEDLVTDQFPEVEAMMATFPNGIVMDGEILCWQDGMPLSFNHLQKRLGRKKVSKKVMDDSPVHFIAYDLLEYGGIDIREKSWSDRTQSLSTLLAVHTAPNLHQSVPLEFQSFTELATLRQNSRQQGAEGLVVKAIDSPYLVGRKRGYWWKYKVEPMSLDAVLIYAQAGSGKRANLFTDYTFALWQGETLVPFAKAYSGLDNAEIDALDRWIRRHTTERFGPVRSVEPIHVFEIGFEGIAASTRHKSGISVRFPRILRWRKDKPAAEADTLDSAKELLSTFR
- a CDS encoding succinylglutamate desuccinylase/aspartoacylase family protein — its product is MGGETIPLGKRVRLDLPVARLTTGTMMSLPVTVISGKKPGPRLWLSAAIHGDELNGVDIIRRVAKSLRPNRLAGSVIAVPVVNIFGLLEQSRYLPDRRDLNRAFPGSARGSMASRLANLFMKEVVSQCTHGIDLHTAAIHRVNLPQVRADLNNPATYDFARAFGAPVIIHASHRDGSLRQAAAKRKIPTLLYEAGEALRFDEAAIQTGVDGIYRVLAYLGMYTPPAMAQPCTLEVHDTRWVRASRGGIWHRSVSLGDEVKQRQPMGFISDTFGDKPVQVRSPMDGIVIGHGQNPLVNQGDALVHVASVRAEIEQEQ